The Rissa tridactyla isolate bRisTri1 chromosome 25, bRisTri1.patW.cur.20221130, whole genome shotgun sequence nucleotide sequence GGCGATGGTGACGGCGTAGAGCGCGTCGATGGGTGGCTCGATGGTGGGGGTGGGGCACCCTGTCGCCCGCTTGAGGCCGACCTCGATGCCGGCGAAGAGGGGACCGAGGGCGACGGTGGAGCCGTCGGGTGCCAGCACCGCGCCGCCCTCGGGTGCGGCATCATCGTCGTCGCGGCGCAGGAGTTGGGTGAAGAGCAGCCACTGCTCGCCGGGGAGCGCTGGGGGGGCCGCCGGGACGTCGGGGGGTTCTCCCAGCACCGCGCGGCACCCCGGGGTGCCGCAGCCACCCAGCGCCCGCGCCAGCTCCGGCACCGTGAAACCGGGCTCGCTCGCCTCCAGGGCTTCCACGATCTGAACCACCGAGTCCATGTGGCGCGGGGGGagacctggggagggggacacacacacacacacacacgacaggGATGTGGGGACGGGGGGGCACCCACGGGCGACAACGGGGCGGCTGGAGCCTCCCGGGGTGGGTGAAGGGGCGTGGAGTGGGGTGAAAGCACCCAAAGCGGggtgaaagcacagaaaacaggcGGAAAGTACCTAAAAATGGGTGAAAGCACCCAAAGCAGGGGGGAAAAGCACCTAAAAGTGGGTGAAAGCACCCAAAACTGGGTGGAAGCAGTCAGAACAGGGTGAAAGCACCTAAAACGGGCCGGTGGGAGAGCACTTAAAAGTGAGTGAGAGCGCCCAAAACTCGGTGAAAGCACCCAAAGCTGGGTGAAAGCAGTCAAAACAGGGGGAAAAGCACCTAAAAGTGGGTGAAAGCACCCAAAGCTGGGTGAAAGCAGTCAAAACAGGGGTAAAAGCGCCTAGAAGTGGGTGAAAGCACCTAaaacggggggagggggggcacctAATAGCGGGTGAGAGCACCCGAAGCTGGGTGAAAGCACCGAAAACGGGGGGAAAAGCACCCAAAGCTGGGTGAAAGCACCCCAAACAGGGGGAAAAGCACCTGAAAGTGGGTGAAAGCACCCCAAACTGGGTGAAAGCCCACAGAGCAACGTGAAACTACCCAGAGGAGGGCGCAAGCACCCAGGGAAAGGGTGAATACACCCCAAACTGGGCGAGTGCACCCGAAATCAGGGCGAACGCACCCGAAACAGGGCGAACGCACCCAGAAAAGGAGGACTGCACCCAAAACGGGGTAAAAGCACCCAGGGGTGGGTGAACGCAAAGTGGAAGCACCTGCGACAGGGTGAAAACCCCCAAACCAGGGTGAATGCACCCAAACCAGGGTGAACACACTCAGAGGAGGGCGCAAGCACCCAGGAAAAGGGTGAAAGCACCCAAAACGGAGCGAAGGCAGCCAAAACAAGgtgaaaaaacaccccaaagcaGCACCAAAGCACCCAGAACAGGGTGAAAGCACCCAAACCAGGCTGAGCGCACCCAAAGCGGGgtgaaaacaccccaaaaccggGACTACAGCACCCAAAACGGGGGGGGAACACCCCCCCGAAAAAGGCAAAAGCACCCCAGAAACGGGCATAAAGCACCCAAAAATCGGGGCGACTGCACCCGCCGCCAGCACCCAAAGCCCGACTGACGCCAAACGCACCCAAAACTGGGTgcagcccctccccccccccccccccggcaccaccCGTGTGGGCACAAATTTGGGGTGGAATCACCCTAATTAGGGTGAAAAAATGCAGCCGGAGCCATTTGGGCCCAAAAAGGGGCTCGGAGAAGCCCCCACTGTTGGCACACGCGTGTTGGGGCGTGTGGTGGCGTGTTGGGGCGCGTTGGGGGGCGCTGTAGCACGTTGTGGGGTGTTTCAGCGTGTTGCGGTGTGTTGTGGCACGTTGTGGTGTGTGTTGCGGTGTGTTGTAGCGTGTTGCGGTGTGTTGTCCCGTGTTGTAGTGTGTTGTAGCGTGTTGCGGTGTGGTGGGGTGTGTTGTAGCATGTTGTGGCATGTTGTGGTGTGGCATGTTGTGGTGTGTTGCAGCGTGTTGTGGTGTGTTGTGGTGTGTTGCGATGTGTTGTAGCATGTTGTGGTGTGTTGTGGTGTGTTGTGGCATGTTGTAGCGTGTTGCGGTGTGTCATGGTGTGTTGTGGCGTGTTGCAGTGTGTTGCGGTGTGTTGTGGCATGTTGTGGTGTGTTGTGTGTTGTGGTGTGTTGCGTGTTGCAGTGTGTTGTGGTGTGTTGTGGTGTGTTGTAGTGTGTTGTGACATGCTGTGGCATGTTGTGGTGTGTTGAGGCATGTTGTGGCTTGTTGTAGTGTGTTGTGGCATGTTGCGGCATGTTGTGGCGTGTTGTGTGTTGTAGCATGTTGCGGTGTGTTGTCATGTGTTGTAGTGTATTGCAGCATGTTGTGGCGTGTTGTGGTGTACTGCGGCATGTTGTAGCGTGTTGTGGTGTGTTGTGGTGTGTTGCAGCGTGTTGTAGTGTATTGCGGCGTGTTGTGGCGTGTTGCGGCACGTTGTAGCGTGTTGTGGCGTGTTGTGGTGTGTTGCAGCGTGTTGTAGTGTATTGCGGCGTGTTGTGGCGTGTTGTGGCGTGTTGCGGCGTGCTGCGGCGTGCACTTACCGGTGCCGGGCTGGGCGCAGACGCTCAgtgccaggagcagcagcatggcGCAGGACGCGGCCCCCGTCGCTGCGTCCCTTGTCGGGGCCTCCCCGAACTTTggccccgggggcgggggacgGTGGCGGGGAcacgggcggggggggggacggggacgggacacACGTGTGTCGTGGCGGCACGCGTGTGCGCTGCGTGGGCGGGGCGGCTCTGCAGcacggggggggtgtgggggggggctAAGACGGGTCtacacgtgtgtgtgcgtgtacatatgtgtgtgtaccTACGTGCACACGTGTGAGCGCGTGTGCTTGTGCATGGGACGCACACAGAtgcgtgtgtgcatatgtgtacaTACGTGTGCGTGGGGTGtgtgtacatacgtgtgtgtaCCTACGTGCACACGTGTGAGTGCGTGTGCTTGGGCACGGGACGCACACATACGTGCATGTACATGGGGTGCGTGTGTGCGGGGTGTGTACATACGTGCTCAGTGTGAGCACACGTGCTTGGGCATGGGGTACATACGTTTGTATATGTACATACGTGTGTGCGTGGGTTGCgtgtacatacgtgtgtgtaCATACGTGCACACGTGTGAGCACATGTGCTTGGGCACGGGATGCACACAGACGCGTGTGTGCATATGTCTATGCGTCAGGTGTGTGTTTACATacgtgtgtgtggggtgtgtgtacATACGTGTACGTGGggtgtgtatacatacatgcatGTACATATGTGCACACGTGTGAGTGCGTGTGCTTGGGCACCGGACGCACACATACGTGCTTGTACATGGGGTGCGTGTGTACATACATGTGTGTGGGGTGTGCGGGGTGTGTACATACGTGCTCAGTGTGAGCACACGTGCTTGGGCATGGGGTACGTACATTTGTATATGTACATACGTGTGTGCGTGGGGTGCgtgtacatacgtgtgtgtaCATACGTGCACACGTGTGAGCGCGTGTTCTTGGGCACGGGACGCATACAGACACGTGTGTGCATACATGTGTGCGTGgggtgtgtgtatacatacacgtctgtggggggtgtgtgtacaTACGTGTGCGTGGGGTGCGTGTACATACATGTGTGTACATACGTGCACACATGTGAGCGCATGTGCTTGTGCATGGGAcgcacacatatgtgtgtgtacatacgtgTGTGCATGGGGGTGCATATACATATGCGTGTGTACATACGTGTGTGCATGGGGTGTGTATACAtgcgtgtgtgtacatatgtgcaCACGTGTGAATGCGTGTGCTTGCGCACGGgacgcacacacacgtgtgtgtacaTGTGGTGCGTGTGTACATACATGTGTGCGGGGTGCACGCCTTGTGTACATACGTGCACACGTGTGATCACACGTGCTTGGGCATGGGGTACGTActtatgtatatgtacatacgTGTCTGCGTGGGGTGCgtgtacatacgtgtgtgtaCATACGTGCACACGTGTGAGCGCATGTTCTTGGGCACGGGACGCACACAGATGCGTGTGTGCATACGTGTGCATGgggtgtgtgtatacatacacgtGTGTGGGGTGTGTATACATACAGGTGTGTACATACGTGCACACGTGTGAGTGCATGTGCTTCTGCACGGGACGCCCACATACGTACATGCGTGCGTGCATACACGCGTGTGCATGTGCATACATGCCTCTGTGTGCACCCAAggggtgtgtgtgcgcgtgtgcgcACGTGACCGCCTACACGCACGCCTGCGCACGTGCTTGTGCAAGGGGTGCAtacgcacacgcgtgtgcgtgcgTGCGCGCCTGCAGATGTGGGTGCGCGGGGAGTGCGTACCGACCTGCGTGCGCGTGTGCGTGGCgggtgtgcacacacacgtgtggCGCACACGGGGTCTGCGTGTACGCGTGTGCGTGTATCGCGTGTGCGTGGGGCCGCGCGCAGGGGGTGGGCGGGCGTTCTGAcgcgtgtgcacacgcgtgtgcacccGTGTGCGCTGGCCTGCGTGTGTGTGCGcaggtgggtgggggggggggtgtgtgcgcaCGCCACCAGGACACGCATCGGGGCACGAAGCCACCAGGACGCACATGGGGTGACAAAGCCCCTGGGACGCGTGTCAGGGCACGAAGCCACCGAGACACGCATGGGGGGACGATGCCACCGGGACGCAGCAGGGCACGAAGCCGCCAGGGCACACACGGGGGGGACGGTGCCACCAGAACACGTCAGGGGACGATGCCACCGAGATGCACATGGCAGGAGGGACAAAGGCACCAGGACACATGTCAAGGGGTGACGCCACCAGGAAACACATGAGGGGACAATGCCACCAGGACACACatggtggggatggggaagaTGCCACCAGGACACGCATGGGGGGGATGGGGACAAAGCCACCAGCACATGCATGGGGGGACGATGCCACCAGGACACACATGGGGGGGATGGGGACAAAGCCACCAGGACACGCATGGGGCGACGATGCCACCAGGACACAGGTCAGGCCGTGAAGCCACCAGGACATGTCAGGGGACGATGCCACCAGGCCACACATGGGGGAACGATGCCACCAGGAAACACACGAGGGGACAATGCCACCAGGACACACATGGGGGAACGATGCCACCAGGACACACACGAGGGGACAATGCCACCAGGACACACATGGGGGAACGATGCCACCAGGACACACATGGGGGGGATGGGGACAAAGCCACCAGGACACGCATGGGGGGGACGATGTCGCCAGGACACAGGTCAGGGCATGAAGCCACCAGGCCACGTCAGGGGACAATGCCACCAGGCCACACATGGGGGAACGATGCCACCAGGGCACGCGCCATGACAAAGCCACCAGGATGCGCACGATGACACCCTGCCGCGGGGACACGTGACAGCGCAGTGCCGTGCCCACCCTGCCGCCCGACCTTTGCCCTGTCCCCAGCGAGCGGGTGCCATGGCGGTggcctgggtgctgggtccccTGGGAGCGGTGGCCCTCGGCaccctgctcctggccctgctgctggggtggctttGGGACGCCGCGGTCACCGTCACCCGCTTCCGGGTCACCTGCCACCAGCTGCGCCGCTTCCCCCGGCCACCATGGCGCAGCTGGCTGCTGGGTCACACCGGCTTGGTgaggggacagcgggggggggacagggtggtggcacctggggggtggcaggggcaggggggtggcagctggtagggggacggggacaggggggTGGCACCTGGGGGAACAGTGGGGACGGGGTggtggcagctggaggggacaggcgGGACGGGGGGtggcagctggggggggtggcaCGGACAGGCTGGTGACAtcggggggacagcagggacagggtggtGATGGCTGcgagggggacagcagggataGGGGTGGGAGACAGTGGGGACAGAGTGGTGGCATTGGGAAGGACAGCAGGGATAGGGTGGTGGCAGCTGTGGGGGTGGCAAGGACAGGGTGGTGGCAcctggggggacagtggggacagggtggtggcactgtaggggacagtggggacagggatgggagacagtggggacggggtggtggcagctgaagggcagcagggacAAGGTGGTGGCACTGGAGAGGACAGCggggacagggtggtggcacaaggggggacagtggggacagggtggtgacagttgggggggtggcagggacagggtggtggcactgtaggggacagtggggacagggatgggagacagtggggacagggtggtggcacaagaggggacagtggggacagagtGGTGGcgcctgggggggacacagtggggacagggtggtggcagctgcaggggtggcagggacagggtggtggcacctggggggcacacagtggggacagggatgggagacAGTGGGGACAGAGTGGTGGCACCTGGGGGGCCAGTGGGGATGGGCTGGTGGCAgctgtgggggtggcagggacagggtggtggcactggaggggacagtggggacagggtggtggcacaaggggggacagtggggacagagtGGTGGCAGCTGGggtggtggcagggacagggtggtggcactgtaggggacagtggggacagggatgggagacagtggggacagggtggtGACACTgtaggggacagtggggacagagtGGTGGcgcctgggggggacacagtggggacagggtggtggcagctgcaggggtggcagggacagggtggtGGCACGTAGGATGGGGAATGGAGTAGTGGCACCTGGGGGGGACAGGGTGGTGACAgctgggggacagtggggacagggtggcGATGCCTGGGGGGGTGACAGGGATAGAGTAGTGGCacctggggggaggggggaggatggcAGTGGGGACGGGGTGCTGGCATTTGGGGGGATGCCAGGGACAGGATGGTGGCACCTGGGGGGTGACGATGGGTACAAGCGGGTGGCACCTGCTGGGGGACAGTGGAGGGACAACGGTGGCACCTGCGAGGGAATGGTAGGGACAGAGCGGTGAAGCCTGGGGGAGGATGTTGGGGACAAGGTGGTGGCACAGGGAGGGGGTGACAGCAGGGTGACGGTGGAGACAGAATGGTGGCACCTTGAGGGAGGTGACGGCAGGGACACATGCACGGGTGACGGCAGGGACACAGCGCTGGCACATGAGCTCTGGGTGTCTCCAAGACCATACGTGAACCCGAGCTGTGCCCGTGCCCGAGGCTGGCCGCGGGCTGGTGACAAGCACGTCCCTAAGCCTGGCCGTCACCGTGGGGACAAGGGTGTCCCCGAGGCTGTCGCTGAGCCCCGCGGTGTCCCCTGGCACAGGGGAAGAGCACGGAggaggggctgcagcaggtggaCGAGCTGGTGGCGCAGTTCCGGCGTGGCTGCCTGTGGTGGCTCACGCCGTGGCTGCCCGTCCTCCGCCTCTTCCACCCCGACACCCTCCGTCCCATCCTCCTGGCCACAGGTAGGACACCAGGGCCACCAACCCAgtcctgagggtccccagggtcaCCCAGAGGTGTCACCGTGGCTGGCCCTGGTGACTTGGCCGTGTCCATCACCCATCCTGTGGTTGGCCACCAACCCAACCCCACGGGCCTTCAGAACCACCCAGAGGTGTCACCAGTGAATGCCCAAATGCCCGTGCCATGGTGGCCACCAACCTGTCCTTGAGGGACCCCATGGCCACCCAAAGGTGTGACCTATGGCCAGCCCAGAGGCCACCCCACAGTGGCCACCAGCCCCTCCCTGAGGGACCCCAGGGTCACCCAGAGGCATCACTGTGGCTGGCCTGGTGACCTGGCCACGTCCATCACCCATCCTGTGGTGGCCACCAGCCTCTCCCTGAGGTTCTCCGGCATCACCCAGAGGTGTCACCTATGAGTAGCCCAGTGAGTGCCCAAATGCCCATGCCATGGTGGCCACCAACATGTCCTTGAGGGTCCCCAGGGTCACCCAAAGTGCCACCATGGCTGGCCTGGTGACTTGACCGTGTCCATCACCCGTCCTGTGGTTGGCCACCAACCCAACCCCAAGGCTCTTCAGAACCACCCAGAGGTCACCTTTGGCTGGCCCCATGAGTGCCCAAATGCCACCCCATAGCGGCCACCAACCTCtccctgagggtccccagggtcaCCCAAATGTGTCACCTATGGCCAGCCCAAATGCCACCTCGCAGTGGCCACCAACCAGTACTGGAGGAAtccccagggccacccagagATGTCACCTATGGCTAGCCTGGTGAGTGCCCAAATGCCCATGCCATGGTGGCCACCAACCATCCTCAGGGGAGGATGCCCAGGGCCACCCAACGGTGTCACCATGGCCAGCCTGGTGGTGTGGTTGCACCCCAAACCCCACCCTGGGGTGGTTATGGGTGCAGGTGGGGGGTGCCCTCTCCCTGGGGGACCTGCTGCCACCTTggcacccccccccaccccctctcccctccttcgCAGCCTTCATCGCCCCCAAGGACCAGTTCTCCTACGGCTTCCTCAAGCCCTGGCTGGGTGAGTGGGTGCTCGGGGATGGTGGGacgggggggggcagcacccatgggtgcccccccacGGCTGGAGCCGGGTGTCTCGCCGCAGGGGACGGGCTGCTGCTGAGCCAGGGGCAGAAGTGGGCTCGGCACCGGCGCCTGCTGACACCCGCCTTCCACGGGGACGTCCTCAAGTCCTACGTGGGCATCTTCAACCAGAGCACCCACGTCATGCACGTGAGCACCCGCTGCCCGCACCCCGAGCCCTGTCCTGCACCCACTGCCTGCGCCCGGACCCCAACCTGCAcccgctgcctgcaccctgacCTGCACCCACACCCCAACCTAAACCCAGACCCCCATCCTGCGCCCAGACCCCAACCTGCACCCACACCCCAATCTGCACCCAGACCCCAACCCAGACCCCGTCCtgcacccacacccacaccccaACCTAAACCCAGACCCCAACCTGCACCCAGACCCCAACCCAGACCCCGTCCTGCAGCCACACCCCAACATAAACCCAGACCCCAACTTGCACCCAGACCCCAACCTGCACCCGGACCCCTGTCCTGCACCCTGACTCCAACCTGCACCCAGACCCCAACCAGAGCACCCACGTCATGCACGTGAGCACCCGCTGCTCACATCCCGAGCCCTGTCCCGCACCCACTGCCTGCGCCCGGACCCCAACCTGCACCCGGATCCCCCGTCCTGCACCCAGACCCCAACCTGCACCCACTGCCTGCACCCTGACCTGCACCCACACCCCAACCTAAACCCAGACCCCCGTCCTGCACCCACACCCCAACCTGCATCCAAGACCCCTGTCCTGCGCCCAGACCCCGACCTGCACCCACTGCCTGCACCCACTGCCTGCACCCACACCCCAACCTGCACCCGGACCCCCCAACCTGCACCCGGGCCCCAACCTGCACCCACTGCCTGCACCCCAACCTGCACCCAGACCCCAATCCAGACCCCGTCCTGCACCCACACCCCAACCTGCACCCACTGCCCGCACCCAGACCTGCACCCTGTCCTGCACCTGGACCCCAGCCCGCAACCGACCTCTGTCCTGCACCCACTGCCTGCACCCAGACCCCAGCCTGGACCCTGTCTTGCATCCAGACCCCAACCTGCACCCGCTGCCCGCTCCCAGACCCCGACCTCAACCCTGTCCTGTGCACCCACACGCTGTCCTGCACCCAGACCCCAACCTAAACCCGGACCTCAACCCGCAcccgctgcctgcacccaccccctgtcctgcccccagccccccggctgcccccagcccctctcctgcctgcaggccAAGTGGCGGGCAGCGGCGCGGGCAGCGGCGCAGGCAGGGGCGCAGGCAGGGGCGCAGGCAgcggggggggccgtggggctggaggtgctggaggagctCAGCCTCCTCACCCTCGACACCCTCCAGAAGTGCGTCTTCAGCCACGAGAGCCGCTGCCAGGAGTGAGTGTCACCCTGTCCCCTGCTCGGGGTCCCCAGCCCGCTccctgtccccccttccccgtgTGCCCCCACaagggacacccccacccccacccctaccccagctctgtcccctgctGGGGTTCCCCCTGGGCTTTGCACCCAGCAGGGTCACCCtgtgtcccagctctgtcccctgaTGGCGTTCCCTGTGGGCTTTGCACCCACCAAGGTCCCCACCACCCCAACACTGTGTCCCCTTTTGTCCCCTCACCCCAAGTCTGCGCCTTCTGGGGTCCCCCCTGGGCTTTGCACCCATCAGGGTCTCACcttgtcccagctctgtcccctgctGGATCCCCCCAACTGGGGTCCCCTCTTGCCCTGGCTCTGTCCCCCACTGAGGTCCCCCTTACCCTGTCTCGGTCCCCAGCTGGGGTCCCCTGGGCTTTGCACCCGTCAAGGTCCCCACCATCCCAACACTGTCCCCCTTTGGGTCCCCCCACTCAAAGTCTGTCCTCCCCCTTATTCCAGCTTTGCCCCACATGTCCTCACGGGCAAGGGTCCTGCTGCCACCCCATGTCCCCCTTGAAGCTCACCATGGCCAGTGGGATGGCCGCCTGCGGGGTGGCCGTCCCCAGTTGTCCCCGGTGCCCCACAGGCAGCCCAGCGAGTACATCAAGGCCATCCTGGAGCTGAGCACCTTGGTGGTGAGACGCCACCACCGCCTGCTCCATCACCCAACGTGGCTCTACCGCCTCTCGGCTGATGGGCGCCGCTTTGCCCGAGCCTGTGCCACCGTGCACAGCTTCACCGCCACCGTGGTGCAGCGCCGGCGCCAGGCCCTTGACCGCCTTGGCCACCAAGCCTGGCTGGAGAGCCATAAGGGACGAAGGATGGACTTCATTGACCTTCTCCTGCTCGCAAAGGTAGCGTTGGGGTGAGATGGTGTGGCCGTGGGGAGGGTTGGCCGTAGGGTGGTGGCCATAGTGGCATGGTGGTGGCCAAGGggatggtggtggccatgggacAGGTTGGCCATAGGGTGGTGGCCATAGCAGCATGGTAGTGGCCAAGGGGATGGTGGTATCCATCGCATCATGGTGGTGGCCAAGGggatggtggtggccatgggacAGGTTGGCCATAGGGTGGTGGCCATAGCAGCATGGTAGTGGCCAAGGGGATGGTGGTATCCATCGCATCATGGTGGTGGccaagggggtggtggtggccatgggaaAGGTAGGCCATAGGGTAGTGGCCATAGTGGCATGGTGGTGGCCAAGGGGATGGTGGTAGCCATAGGAgcatggtggtggccatgggaaAGGTAGGCCATAGGGTGGTGGCCATAGTGGCATGGTGGTGGCCAAGGGGATGGTGGTAGCCATAGGAgcatggtggtggccatggggagggtTGGCCATAGGGTGGTGGCCCCAGAGGGTCTCTTGGCTGCCACGCTCACCCTTGCAGGACGAGGACGGCAACACCCTGTCGGATGAGGACATCTCGGCCGAGGCTGACACCTTCATGTTTGAGGGTGAGGGCGAGCCACCGGGTGTCATTGGAGGGGGGAACACACATGTCCCCTCAGTCACCCCTTGTCCCTCGCAGGTCATGACACGACGGCCAGCGGCTTGGCATGGCTGCTCTACAACCTGGCCCGTCACCCCCACTACCAGGACCGGTGCCGCCAGGAGGTCCGTGAGCTCCTCAAGGGCAGGGACGTGGAGGAGATTGAATGGTGAGAGGTCCCCGGTGTCACCCCCTGGCCAACCGGCTTGGGGACCCCGGTGCCACCATCCCTCATCCCTAGGGAGGACCTGTCCCACCTGCCCTTCACCACCATGTGCATCAAGGAGAGTCTCCGCCTGCATCCCCCCGTCACTGCTGTGTCCCGGCGCTGCACCGAGGACATCGCCATGCGTGACGGACGCGTCATCCCCAAGGGTACGGCTCGCTCGGGGTGCAAAGTGTCCTCAATGTCACCATCCCTCCTTGTCCCCTGTCCATAAGGTGGCCATTTCCATCCCACCAGGGATCATCTGCCTGTTGAGCATCTATGGGACCCACCACAACCCGGACATCTGGCCCGAGCACCAGGTAGAGCCACCTGGCCTTGGTGGCACCCACCCTGACATGACCGTGGGGCAGCAGTATgtcaccatgggcagggacaaccaTGTCACCATGGCACGATGGTGTCCGTGTCACTCCAGGTCTTCAACCCTCTGAGGTTCAGCCCGGAGAACAGCCAGGGACGGTCCCCGTTGGCCTTCATCCCCTTCTCTGCCGGTCCCAGGTAAGCCATGGTGTCCCCACATGTCACCCCCCAGCCTGGTTGGGTTCAAGGTGGGGTGGTTGTCCCCCAGCCGTGACATTTGGGCATCATGGGGGCCAACGCCATCCCCACATTTCGAGGAGGTTCCACCCTCTGCTCCACCACCCAga carries:
- the LOC128901510 gene encoding ultra-long-chain fatty acid omega-hydroxylase isoform X1 — translated: MAVAWVLGPLGAVALGTLLLALLLGWLWDAAVTVTRFRVTCHQLRRFPRPPWRSWLLGHTGLGKSTEEGLQQVDELVAQFRRGCLWWLTPWLPVLRLFHPDTLRPILLATAFIAPKDQFSYGFLKPWLGDGLLLSQGQKWARHRRLLTPAFHGDVLKSYVGIFNQSTHVMHAKWRAAARAAAQAGAQAGAQAAGGAVGLEVLEELSLLTLDTLQKCVFSHESRCQEQPSEYIKAILELSTLVVRRHHRLLHHPTWLYRLSADGRRFARACATVHSFTATVVQRRRQALDRLGHQAWLESHKGRRMDFIDLLLLAKDEDGNTLSDEDISAEADTFMFEGHDTTASGLAWLLYNLARHPHYQDRCRQEVRELLKGRDVEEIEWEDLSHLPFTTMCIKESLRLHPPVTAVSRRCTEDIAMRDGRVIPKGIICLLSIYGTHHNPDIWPEHQVFNPLRFSPENSQGRSPLAFIPFSAGPRNCIGQSFAMAEMKVVAALTVARFAIRLDTERPPRRKPELILRAEDGLWLLLEPLPEVA
- the LOC128901510 gene encoding ultra-long-chain fatty acid omega-hydroxylase isoform X2; its protein translation is MAVAWVLGPLGAVALGTLLLALLLGWLWDAAVTVTRFRVTCHQLRRFPRPPWRSWLLGHTGLGKSTEEGLQQVDELVAQFRRGCLWWLTPWLPVLRLFHPDTLRPILLATAFIAPKDQFSYGFLKPWLGDGLLLSQGQKWARHRRLLTPAFHGDVLKSYVGIFNQSTHVMHAKWRAAARAAAQAGAQAGAQAAGGAVGLEVLEELSLLTLDTLQKCVFSHESRCQEQPSEYIKAILELSTLVVRRHHRLLHHPTWLYRLSADGRRFARACATVHSFTATVVQRRRQALDRLGHQAWLESHKGRRMDFIDLLLLAKDEDGNTLSDEDISAEADTFMFEGHDTTASGLAWLLYNLARHPHYQDRCRQEVRELLKGRDVEEIEWEDLSHLPFTTMCIKESLRLHPPVTAVSRRCTEDIAMRDGRVIPKGIICLLSIYGTHHNPDIWPEHQVFNPLRFSPENSQGRSPLAFIPFSAGPRWWGGWCLLSPVEVTEGDVVAGTASGRASPWPR